Part of the Woronichinia naegeliana WA131 genome, GGAAACTTATTATTCCTTTTGCACAGAAGATCGATGCTCTATCGCTTGAAAGAATTCAAGAGTTTAGTAGAAAATTGACTGCAACTAATGGTTATACAATCCTTTCATTTCAGGATGTTAGTCATGGTGGGGCAAAAAGATATTCCGCAAACATTCTTCTGACCAAGGAATACGCAAAACCCGACATTATAGAGATCTCAAAAAAAATTACTGCCGAGTTGAAAGCACGAGAATATCATAGAAATAAGCAGGTAAAATTACACTGGGAAGGAAAGGAGGCTCACGTAATTTGGCTATTTCTGTATCTCTCTTTAGATGATATTAGTTCAGTAAACTGGATTTGTAGAACTGAATGGATTAGTAAGAGATTATCCTCAGAGTTTTCACCTATAAAGTTAGAGGGTGAAAACATTGATGAAGAAACCGTTATTGACTGGAACAAAGGCTATGAAGAGCAGGCAAATATTCTAGATTCTTATAAACTAACAAAAGAAGCTTATCTGGATGCTATGATTTGCATCTTAGATATTACGAAACCTATTGTTGAAAAAGCGATTCAATTCAGAGAAAGATTCATTAATGGTCAATTAATTGAGGCCAATTATATAGATTCCATGTCAAAACTAGAGCCACAGATAACAGATTTGTATTCTCAAGCAACTTGTATTGGTTCAGCCCCAACTGAATGTCGTGATTTGAGTCAACGATTTCAGTGCGTAATGGCTGTCGCTCACAGTATCGTTCTACCTTTCTCAGAGAAAGGGATGGAAATTTGGGAAGGAAGTAATAGAAACTATTTAGTGGATCAAGCTATTAAGGATTATCAAAAAGACCTACTTCGGCTAGAATTTGAACTTGAGAAGATTCATTAATAGTGTGATAGGCGATATGTAGATTGAGTTAGCAAAAGCAAACTCAATATTTCTCTTATCAAGTAATTATCTCACACCCAATTATTATAATTTCGTTAGCCATGACCAACCACATTCCAAACTCTAGTGGGATCGCTAACTTTTATTAAGTTTTGTTATTTGTCGAAAAGCTTCGACGATCATCTGCGATCAGACTTTTGCGTAAAACTTCGATTTCAAATTTGATAATACCATACCTTCCAATTTTAGCAAAAACAACAAATAGCGATCGCCCTTAAAATTTTTAACGGGATAGTCTGCAATAATCATTGTTCAACATCCCAAACTTCATTAATGGGACTAATAATATCTCCTTCATAAATAACACTATTTTTAAGAGGATTATTCATAGACCAGTTCAGTTCTAGAGTTGTCGGAGATTTTAAAGCCATCACAATCTGAGACAGAATACTTAACGTATGATCATCTACTCGATCAATTTCTAACTTGAGTTGTTCGCGGCTAATCATAACCTCTCCTCGCAAAACAGAACTGTCATTGATCGTAACCGACAAATTGTGAATGATCATCAAAAAAGCCAGTCCTGAGAACAAGACTGACTAATTTAATGCGGATGACGAGACTCGAACTCGTAAGGCAAAGCCACACGCCCCTCAAACGTGCGCGTATACCAATTCCGCCACATCCGCGTTTTGAGCAATTTTGAGTCTAACATAGCTCAGAGCCAAAAAACAACTAAATTTTTAAAACTCCTTCGGGCATTACTGTTAATAGTTCCCGTCGCTGTAATCCCTCTTCGTGACAGATCGCATTGGCCGCCAATAAGCCACTACTAACCGCCCGCTCCATCAAGCCACAGGGAAAAGGCATTTTCACCCAGTCCCCCGCCAAAAAGAGATTGCTCACCTCTGTTTCCGTAGAGGGACGATCGCGGTAACTATGGGGCGGAAAACCAGAGAAATTCTTTTGATTGACTAATTCACGGTGCAACATCTGAGCGTCGGTTAAACTGGGGACGATTTCGTATAATTCCTGCTCAAAAGTAGTTAACAAGGCTTCCTGGGTCGGAAATTCCTTTTCTTTGTAACAGTAGGCATGGAGTTCGACCACACTGCCCCCCGTGCGTTGATGCCAGTTAATAAATTGCTCTTGAATACGATGATAAAGGGTAATACTATCGGTTAACTGATAACCCGAAAGAGAGGCAAAATTGCTATGTTCCCAGTCAAAATCTCGATCAAACCAGAAGCGGGCAACGGCAAAGGGATCGGCGATCGCCAGGTTTTTTAATTGAGCTTGACAAGGGGTTGTTTCTCCCGTCATTAAATCGCTAAGATGACGCATTCCCACCACGTCGGCCGCTAAAACATAATAATCTGCTTGCAAGGTTTGATCTTGATTATTACTAGGATTAGCTGTAACTAACTGCACTTCATCGGCTTGGGCTTTCTGCACTTTAAAACGGGCTAAATTGCGTTTGGCAGGGCCTTGTAACACTTTTCCGTTAGCATCATAAACCGCACCATGACAGGGACAAACTAATTTACCATCGGCTTTTTTGGCTACGGTGCAACCTTGATGAGTGCAAGTTAAAGAAATCGCTTCCGTTTGTTGAGAATTAGCTAAAAAAACGCGATCGCCTGCGCCGTAATAATTTTTCTTTTCGTTGCTAATAAGCTCATTTTTTGTCACCCAAAAAGGAACCGCACTTTCCGATTCGCCTTGGTGATAACTGAGAGAATTTATTTTTCCCTGTTCACAATGAATTTTACTAACCTGAGCTTCAGTGATAATTTGGCCACCGTTTTTTTCAATGGCTTTAACCATCGGCATGACTAAACTCGTCACCATATCGTCTTTTGTGCCGTTAAAGGCTAAACCTTCTGGATTACCAAAGAAATAAAAGTGAAAAAATTGCATTAATTCCCCTGCACTGAGAACATCGGGGGCGTTCAAACTGGATTTAGCAAAGGGTAAAAAATAGAGATCATAAAGTCCCTGGGGAAAACCGCCTTCTACCCATTCCGAAACAGAAATTCCATCCAGGCGATCGTAACTTTTGGGAATCTGAAAGCCTG contains:
- a CDS encoding DUF4365 domain-containing protein, producing the protein MKANSKSHTGRVGVAGTQLLFKRLGWIFREQPIEDYGIDAHVEVVENNTATGKLIALQIKSGESWFREKTSDGFVFRGDREHLEYWQQHSLPVMIVLYQDDEQIAYWQAVNSSNVQKTGIGWKLIIPFAQKIDALSLERIQEFSRKLTATNGYTILSFQDVSHGGAKRYSANILLTKEYAKPDIIEISKKITAELKAREYHRNKQVKLHWEGKEAHVIWLFLYLSLDDISSVNWICRTEWISKRLSSEFSPIKLEGENIDEETVIDWNKGYEEQANILDSYKLTKEAYLDAMICILDITKPIVEKAIQFRERFINGQLIEANYIDSMSKLEPQITDLYSQATCIGSAPTECRDLSQRFQCVMAVAHSIVLPFSEKGMEIWEGSNRNYLVDQAIKDYQKDLLRLEFELEKIH
- a CDS encoding FAD-dependent oxidoreductase, translating into MNQSSNPLPSSTLSRRTALKLLSVGTVGGALGYSRMTKPQPSIYQLDRLTLPSQLSQEKSVVIVGAGLAGLASAYELSQRGFKVTLLEKSPNLGGKVAGWTVQVGDETFQMEHGFHGFFPQYYNLKSIVNELAIADNFKSLDFYSLVFKGDTYQPEVFRPSHSAFPWNIVDLAISSPNRLKWGINLTKISHLEVFRAITGFQIPKSYDRLDGISVSEWVEGGFPQGLYDLYFLPFAKSSLNAPDVLSAGELMQFFHFYFFGNPEGLAFNGTKDDMVTSLVMPMVKAIEKNGGQIITEAQVSKIHCEQGKINSLSYHQGESESAVPFWVTKNELISNEKKNYYGAGDRVFLANSQQTEAISLTCTHQGCTVAKKADGKLVCPCHGAVYDANGKVLQGPAKRNLARFKVQKAQADEVQLVTANPSNNQDQTLQADYYVLAADVVGMRHLSDLMTGETTPCQAQLKNLAIADPFAVARFWFDRDFDWEHSNFASLSGYQLTDSITLYHRIQEQFINWHQRTGGSVVELHAYCYKEKEFPTQEALLTTFEQELYEIVPSLTDAQMLHRELVNQKNFSGFPPHSYRDRPSTETEVSNLFLAGDWVKMPFPCGLMERAVSSGLLAANAICHEEGLQRRELLTVMPEGVLKI